The genome window GGCCGCCGGGACGCTCGCTTCCGTCCCCCCCGTGCGGGAGCTCACCCTCGAGGAGCTGTTCGAGCACGTGCGCTCCGCCCTGCGCGCGATCCGCGCCAACAAGCTGCGCAGCGCCCTGTCGATGCTCGGCATCCTCATCGGCGTCACCGCGGTCATCGCGATGCTCGCCATCGGCAAGGGCGCGCAGAAATCCGTGGAGACCCAGCTGTCGAGCCTCGGCTCGAACCTGGTGATGCTCTTCCCGATGTCTCCTCGCTCGGGGGGAGGCGGGGCGCGAGGGGCGATGGGCTCCTTCAGCCGGCTCTCCATGGAAGACGTCGCCGCGATCCGCCGGGCGCACCCCGGCGTCGTGCGCGCCGCCGGCGAGGTCAGCGGCAACGTCCAGGTCGTGTACGGCGACAAGAACGCGAACACGAACCTGACCGGCGCCGAGCCCGAGTACGCGGACATGCGCAACTCCCAGGCCTACTACGGGCGGTTCTTCACGCCCGAGGAGAACGAGCAGATGGCGCGCGTCGTCCTGCTCGGCCCCACCGTCGTCACGGCCCTGTTCGGCGACGACGATCCCGTCGGCCGCACGATCAACGTCAACTCGGTCAAATTCCGGGTGATCGGGGTCCTGCCGCGCAAGGGGTCCGGCGGCTTCCAGGACCAGGACGACAAGATCGTCGTGCCGCTGAAGACCGCGATGAAGAAGGTCCTCGGCCGGCAGTACCTGGGCACCATCGCCATCGAGACGACGGGGCCGGAGCAGACCGGCGCCGTCATCGAGGCCGTGCGCGCGCTGATGCGCAAGAGCCACCGCCTGCCCGACTACAAGGAGGACGACTTCACCCTGCGCAACATGGCCGAGATCCAGGCCGCGCTGACCGGGACCTCGAAGATATTCTCCCTCCTGCTGGGCATCGTCGCGGCGATCTCGCTCGTCGTCGGCGGCATCGGCATCATGAACATCATGCTCGTGTCCGTCAGCGAGCGCACCCGCGAGATCGGCCTGCGCAAGGCGATCGGCGCCACGCGCCGCGCGGTGCTCATCCAGTTCCTCATCGAGGCGGTCGCGATGTCCACCTGCGGCGGCCTGCTCGGCATCGCGCTCGGCATGGCGATCGCCTTCGGCATGTCCTATTTCGCGGGCTGGGCGGCGGTCGTCACGCCTCAGTCGGTCCTGCTCGCCTTCGTCTTCTCCTCCGGCACGGGGATCGTGTTCGGCTTCTGGCCGGCGCGCAAGGCGTCCTTGCTGTCGCCGATCGAAGCGCTCCGCTACGAGTGATATAATCCCCCCGTGGAGAGGATCACCGCGCTGTACATCGGACGCGTCGGCGACGTCATCGTCGCGACCTCCTTCCTGCGCGCGCTCCGCCGCCGCTGGCCGAAGGCGCGCATCCGCCTGATCGTCGGCTGGCGCTCGACGCAGGTGCTGCCCCTGATCCCGTTCATCGACGAGTCGCTGGTCCTCGGCAAGCCCGGGAGCGTCGGCGGCAACCTGAGGTTCGTCTGGAAGCTCCTCGCCGAGCCCTGCGACCTGATCGTCGACCTCAACTCCTCCTATTCGAAGACCTCCGCCTTGATCACCCGCGCGGCGCGCGCCCCCCGGCGCCTCGCCTTCGACAAGGGCGCCGGCCGCAGCGGGGCCTTCAACGAGGTCCTGCCCGCTCCGGCCGAGCGCGAGCACATGTGGGACCGCTACGGCCGCCTCGCCGCGGCTCTCGACGCGCCGTACGACCAGGACCCCGAGCTGCGCCTGCCCATCGCCGACCTCGACGAGGCCGACCGCCTTCTGGCCGCGATGCCGCCCGCGGGCGGAGGCTCCTTCCGCGTCGTGATCCATCCCGGCAACTTCGACCGCTTCTCCTTCCGCTGGCCCGAGGAGAAGTTCGCCGTGCTCGGCAACCGGCTGCTGGACGACGCGCGCGTGAAGCTGTTCTTCATGGGCGGCCCGGGCGAGCGCGAGAAGGTCGCCGCCATCGTCGCCAAGCTCAAGCGCCCTGTGCCGATCCTTCCCGCCGCGCGCCTGGGCGTCAGCGGCGCCATGCTCAAGCGCATGAACCTGTTCGTGTGCAACATCACGGGGACGACCCACCTCGCCGCCGCCCTGGGCGTCCCGACGTTCGGCTTCTACGCGGGCTACACCCAGGCGGTGTGGCGTCCCCGCGGCGCGCGCCACGGCGGGACGGTGTGCTCCGAGTGGGAGTCGTGCCGGGAGACGACCGTCGACGAGGCGCACGCCGCGCTCGCCGACCACATCAAGCGCCTCAGCCCGCTTTAGCGAGCAGGCCCGTCAGGGCCGCCCAAGCCTCGTTCGTCGTCGGGTGCCGTCCGGGCGTCTCCAGCAGCGCGTGCCCGGGGAGCGCGTAGCCGAAGCGCCAGGGCTCGGTGTGGCTGAACAGCTGGACGGTCGGCACGCCGAGCGCGACCGCCAGGTGCATGGGCCCGGTGTCGGCGGTGAGCACCGCGCGCGCGTTGACGATCGTCGCGGCGAAGGCGCGCAGGGGCAGCTCCGGCGCGACGCTGACGCCGGCCGGTATCGTCCGTCCTTCCAAGAGCTTCCGCTCGGCGGGTCCCCCCGTCAGCACCGCCTTGCGGCCGGAGCGGACGAGGCGCTCGCCGAGGTCGAAGAACCACGACGGATCGAGCCGCTTCTCGGCGCGCGCTCCCAGGAACAGCGCGACGCTGTCTTCGTCGAGGCCCCAGGACGCCCAGGCCTTCGCGCCCTCCTCCTTCTCTCCCGGCCCGAAATGATACTCGGTGCGCAGGGACTCGTCCGGAGGCAAGGAGACGCCCGGCGCCGCGTGGCGCACCAAGGACGCGAGGTTGGCCGTCTCGTGGGCGCGCCGGGCCGGCACGGGCACGAGGTCGTCGAGGAACTTGGCGGCGTCCCCCCGGTCGAAGCCGACGCGGCGCTTCGCGCCCGACATGGCCGTCCAGACCGCGCTCGACAGGGAGAAGGCGTGCTGCGGCGAGAAGTCGAAGGCGAGGTCGTAGCCGCGCAGCCGCAGGCCGGGCACGGCCTTCGCGGTGAGGATCTCGTCCACGCACGGGTTATGCTTCAGTGCATCCCCGTAGCGGTCGGAGAGGAGCACCTCGACGCGCGCGGCCGGAAAAGCCGCCTTCATCAGGCGCAGGGCCGGCGTCAGCAGCAGCAGGTTGCCGAGCCGGGCGTCGTGGCGCACGGCGAGCAGGCGCCGTACCTTGGAGGGGTCGGCCGGGCCCTCGTGGGCCCGCGGCTTGGGCACCAGCTGGAGCAAGGTCGCGCGCAGGGCTTCCTTGCCCCGCTTCTCGAGCTGCTTCCCGAGTTCTTTAAGGCTCACGGGACGATTCTAGTATAATCGGCGGATGAGCCTCGTCAGCCTGCGCACCGAACGGTCCGTCTCCACCTTGCGCCTCGAGCGCCCCGAGGCGCTCAACGCGATGTCCGAGGACATGGCCCGCGAGTTCTCGGCCGCGGTCAAGCGCGCCGCCCGCGAGCGCTCGAAGGTCCTGGTGCTCGAGGCCGCGGGCCACGCCTTCTCCGCCGGCGGCGACCTCGCCTTCATCGAGAAGAACAGGACGCGGCCGAAGGCGTCGTTGGCCGGGATCATGAAGCGCTTCTACGGCGACTTCCTGTCCATCCGCGAGGTCCCGCAGGTCACCATCGCCAAGATCCACGGCACCGCCGTCGGCGCGGGCCTGTGCCTCGCGCTCGCCTGCGACCTGCGCGTCGTCGCGGAAGACGCGAAGCTCGGCTTCAACTTCGTCCGGCTCGGCCTCAACCCGGGCATGGCCGCCTGGCCCTTGGCGCGCGCCGCGGTCGGCGACGCCCGCGCGCGCGACCTTCTCTTCACGGGCCGCCTGTTCTCGGGGCGGGACCTCCATGCCTGGGGCGGCGCCTGCGCGCTGGCGTCGGTCCCCGGCGAGATCGACGCGGTCTGCGCCGAGCTCGCCGGGCGCGTCGCCTCGGGCTCGGGCGAGAGTCTTCGCATCCTCAAGGCCGAGACTCGGATCGGCGGCGACCTGACGCCTTATCTCGCGCACGAGGCGAAGGGCCAGGCGGTCACCTTCAAGGGCCCGGACATCGCCGAGGGCGTGGCCGCGATCAGGCAGCGGCGGGCGCTGAAGTTCGGCTGACGGACCGGCCGAGCTTCAGCGGACTCGCGGGACTGTTTCCGGAAACAGTCGGGCGCGATAGCGGCGGATTCAGCCCTCGCGCAGCGCGGCGAGGAATATCTCGCCGTACTCGACCCACTTCTTCGGGCCGACGCCGGACACCTGGCGCATCTCCTCCTCGTTCTTCGGCATCTGAGAGGACATCGCCATCAAGGTCGCGTCGTTGAAGACCATGTAGGCGGGCACGTGCCGCGCGTCGGCGAGCTTCTTGCGCAGGGCCTTGAGCTTGGAGAACATCGAGTTGCCCGCCGAGGTCGACGCGGTCTCCGACGGGGCGCGGACGCCGAAGGACATCTTGCGCGGCGCCGCGACGGCGGGCGCGGAGCCGACGGGGTCGAGACCTCCGCAGGCGTCGCAGGAGGCGCCGCACGGGGGCATGTCCTCGCCGAGGTGCTTGGCCATCGTCTGGTGGCGGCAGGCGCGGCGGTCGATGGTGCGGAACATCTCTCGCGCGCGGGAGCGGTGCCACTCGGCCTGGGACGGCTCCAGGTCGGAGACCAGGCGCTCATAGCTCATCACGTCGGCCCAGGAGTAGAACATCACGCAGTCGCTCGGCGCGCCGTCGCGCCCCGCGCGGCCGACCTCTTGGATATAGGACTCGACCGAGCGGGGCATGTCGCGGTGGATGACGAAGCGCACGTCGGGCTTGTCGATGCCCATGCCGAAGGCGACGGTCGCGACGATCACGTCGGCGTCGTCGGATTTGAAGGCGTCCTGAACGTGCTCTCGCTGGGAGGACTCCATGCCCGCGTGGTAGGCCAGGGCCTTGATGCCCCGTCCCGACAGGAACTCGGCCATCGACTCGACCGACTTCCGCGACAGGCAATACACGATGCCGCTCTGCCCCTTGCGCCCCTGCACGAGCCGCAGGATCGAGTTCTTCGTGTCGTTGACCGTCCCGGGCCGCGGCGCGGCCTTCTCCCCGGTCTTGAGATAAGCGGACAGGTGAAGGTTGGGACGGAAGAACGAGCCTCTGACGCGGAGAGGCTCGGCCATGGCGAGCTGCTCGACGATGTCGTTGGTGACAGGCAACGTTGCCGTGGCCGTCAGAGCCAATATGGGTACTCCGTACCTTTCCTTGAGGCCCTTCAGGTTCCGGTACGCCGGTCTGAAATCGTGCCCCCACTGGCTGATGCAATGGGCCTCGTCCACCGCGATCATCGCGAGCTTCGCTCCGGACAGCGCCGCCCCCGCCCCCGCTTCCAGGCCTTCCGGCGCGGCGTACACGAGCTCGTAATCGCCGCGCTGGAGGCCGTCGATGCGCTCCCGCCGCTCGTCCGGCGTGAGGCTCGAGTTGAGGAAAGTCGCCCGCAGGCCGACCGACACCGCGGCGTCCACTTGGTCCTTCATCAGGGAGATCAGCGGGCTGACGACCAAGGTCACGCCTTTTAATAGGCGGGCCGGGATCTGGTAGGTCAGGGACTTGCCCGCGCCGGTGGGCATCACGCCGACGCAGTCGCGCCCGGCCAGGACGGCGTCGATGATCTCCCTTTGACCGGGGCGAAAGGAAGGGTAGCCGAAGACGTCTTTGAGGACCTGCTCGGGCGTCATCGAACTATTGTACGATATTTCCCGTCATTCGTTCGTTACATGCTCGGAGGACCCGCCATGGGCCAAAGAGCTATCATAGACGCGATGGCACGGTCCAAGATCCTCCCCCTCAAGGTCGACGCGGCTCCCGCCGCGACCTCCCCCCAGGCCGTCGGCCTGAAGGCGGCGGAGCGCTTCTTCAACCGCGACCTGTCCTGGCTCGCCTTCAACGACCGCGTCCTGTCCGAGGCGGCCGACCCGACCGTGCCCGCCCTCGAGCGCCTGCGCTTCGCGACCATCGTCAGCTCGAACCTCGACGAGTTCTTCATGACCCGCGTGGCCGAGATCGGCAAGGTCGCCCGCCGCAGCGCCGGCCACCGCTTCCTCGACGGCATGACCGCCCGCCAGGTCCTCGCCCAGATCCGCGAGCACGCCCTGCGCCAGAAGTCGCGCCAGGCCGAGGTGCTGCGGGACATCATCGACGCCTTGCGGGCCGAAGGCGTCGACATCATCTCGGAATTCCTGGAGGAGCGCGCGCCCGACACCGAGGTGCAGGAGCGCCTGCCCAGGCTCAAGGTCATGGTGCGCCGCTACCCCGAGCCGCCGCCCGCGCTCGCCAGCGCGCGGCTGCACGTGTTCGTGCGCTTCCCGCGCGAGTACGCGGTCATCACCATCGAGGACCGCGAGGGGCGCCTGATCACGCTCCCCACGAAGGACGGCGTCAAGCGCTACGCCCTCGTCGAGCGCTGGATCGCCGACCGCGCCGAGGACCTGTTCCCCGACCGCGAGGTCATCGAGACCTTCCCGTTCAAGATCATCCGCGACGCGGACCTCCGATGGCGCCCGGACGACGAGGAGAACCTCGAGGACCAGATCCTCGAGGCCGTCAACCGGCGCTCGAACGCGAAGGTCGTCCGCCTCGAGGTCGACTCTCCCGCGTATTCCGAGGGCGCCCTGTTCCTGGCCACCGCGCTCGGCCTCGACTCGTCCGCGCTGTACCGCTTCGACCTCCCTCTCGACATGCGCACGCTCGCCCGCATCGACGCGCCCAAGCCCGGCCTGCGCTATCCGCCGATCGAGCCCCAGGTCCCCGCGCCTTTCCGCAAGCCCTCGTCGGCGTTCGAGATCGTCCGGCGCAAGGACATCCTGCTCCACCACCCGTACGACGCCTTCGACATCGTCGTCAAGTTCCTGGAGGCCGCCTCGCTCGACCCGGGGGTCAAGCGCATCTACCACACCTTGTACCGGACCAGCCTCGACTCCCCGATCATGGCCGCGCTCATCGCCGCGGCCGCGGCGGGCAAGAAGGTCACCGCCTACATCGAGATCAAGGCCCGCTTCGACGAGTTGAACAACCTGCGCTGGGCCGAGGCGCTGCGCAAGGCCGGCGTGAAGGTCGTCCCGCATCTCGGACGCTACAAGGTGCACTCGAAGGTGACCTCGATCGTGCGCGAGGAGGACGGCGTCGAGCGGGCCTACACCCACCTCGGCACCGGCAACTACCATCCCGTCACCGCGCGCCAGTACACCGACCTGGGCCTGCTCACGGCCGATGAAGTCCTCGGCCGCGAGGCTCTTTCCTATTTCGAGGCGCTCGCCAAGGGCCGCCGCCCCGAGGGCCTCGCGGAGCTGCTCATCGCGCCGGTCAACCTGCACGACGAGATGCTGCGCCTGATCCGCGAGGAGGCGCGCTTCTTCAAGGAGACCGGCAAGGGCCACATCATCGCGAAGATGAACTCGCTCCAGGACCCGGAGATCGTCGAGGCGCTCTACGAGGCCTCGAACGCCGGCGTGAAGATCGAGCTGCTGGTGCGCGGCATCTGCTGCCTGCGCCCCGGCATCGCGGGCATGTCCGAGAACATCCGGGTCGTGTCCGTCGTCGACCGCTTCCTCGAGCACAGCCGGATCTACTACTTCCGCGCCGGCGGCGCCCGCAAGATGTACCTGTCGAGCGCGGACTGGATGCCGCGCAACTTCTACTCGCGCTACGAGGTCGCCTTCCCGGTCAAGGACCTCCAGCTCAAGCGCTACGTCCGGGACACCATCCTGGGCAAGGGGCTGGCCGACAACCAGAAGGCCTGGGGCCTCAAGCCCGACGGCTCCTACTCGCGCGTGACCCCCGGCCCCGGCGCGTCGCTCGTGCGCTCCCAGACCTTCTTCGAGGCGCTCGCGCGCTCCGACTACCGCGACACCGCCCTCGCCGACCGCACCAAGCCCGCCGCCGCGGCTTTACCGAAAAGTTAACCTCCCGTAACGGCCGCGACACGCGATCCGCCTAAGCTGAGGGCGCACGGAGGTGCCCCTCATGAACATCCGAATCGTCGCCGCGATCCTCGCGCTCGCCGCCGCCCCGGTCCTCGCCGCCTCTCCGGCTCCCGCCGTCTCCAAGGCGCCGGCTCTGCCCGCCGGCTACCGCGCGATGGCTTTGCCCTTCCCGTCCCATCAACTGCGCTTCATCGAGCCCGGCGACCGCGTCGACGTCATGGTGACCTTCGCGGCCGAGCTGGGCGAGAAGGAGAGCGCGCGGAAGGAGGACGTGACCGCGACGATCATGCAGAACGTGGTCGTGCTCGCCGTGGACCACTCGGAGGGAGTGCTCCAGCTGATCTTCAATCCCAACGAGGCCCAGTACGCCGCGCTGTTCGCCTCCAAGGACAAGACGCTGTGGCTGAGCAAGCGCGCCGCGGGCGACACGGAGATGCATCCGATGGAGATGGCCAACGCCCGTAAGCTGTTCCGCTGACGCCCCGATCCTCCCGGCGGCGGGCGCCCGATGGAACTTTTCGGAGCCCTCGATCGTATGAATAGTAGGCCCTATGACCCTTGTGGGCCGGGGAAAGGTGCGATACAATGGCCGACGACATGCGACGCGAGATCAACGAACTCAAAGAGTCGGTCGGCCGAATCGATTCGACCCTCAACCGGGTGATGGTGGTCGTGGCGAATATCGCCGGCACCTTGGTCGAATTGAAGGAGAATATGGCCACGAAAAGGGATATCTCCGACCTGAACTCCCGCATGGACGGCTTCGCCGGACTTCTGCTGGACTCGCGCCTGAAGAAGCTCGAAGCGCCCCGGGCGTAGCCGCGCGGCGCGCGCTACTTCAGGAAGAACGACGCGCAGCGGTGGTACTTGTCGAGCGGCTCGCGCCGGAGGTCGAACTTCTTCTCGACGGCCTTGTTGAAGTCGAGCATCTCGTCGAGGTGCTCGAGCTTGTCCTCGAGCGAGCCGCCCTCGGCCTTGATCTCGTTCTCGAACTCGCAGAAGGTCGAGAGCGCGTGCAGGCCGCGCTTGGCGATGTAGAAGGCGGAGACGCGGTCGAGGGAGGGCTCGAGGAAGGCGCTGCCCAGGTCCACCTCGAATTTCTCCTTCTGGTACAGCGCGATGATCGGGCCGCTCGTGATGCGGCGCACCGTCCGCGCCCCCAGATGGCGGCGCATCGCCTGCCCCATCTCCGGCCCCGCGTGCTTCCTTAAGATCGCGTCCACGCTGAAGTCGGTGAACTTCACGATGTCGTGGTGGCTCTCCTCGCGCACGAGCTTGTCGAGGCGCTCGGAGGCGAACTCGGAGCGGTACAGCATGCCGTCCCGGGTGAACCCGGGACCTTTATATTGAAGATAAACGGCGGTGCCGTTCTTCTTGTAGCGCAGGCGCAGGCTGGCGCCCTTCTTCAGGAGATCGAAGGACGGCGTGTCGAGGAACTGGTCGAAGAAGAAGGCGCTCTTCTGGTGCCTGACGCCCTTGCGGTCGAGGAGCCAGTCGCGCAGGTCCCCGGCCTCCTCGGGCGCGACGCGCTTCTTGCACTCGATCTCGACGAAATGGAGGTCGTCGATCGCCAGCTTCCGGAACAGGAGGCTCGTGAAATCGTCGAGTCGGCTCATCGGGGTTTTAGGATATCATATCGACGATGGAGATCATTTTCCTGAGGCACGCGCCCGCCGGCGAGCGCGAGGACTGGGCCCGGACCGGGCGCCCGGACTCGGAGCGGCCGCTGACGCCCGACGGGCGCAAGCGCGCCCGCGAGGCGGCCAAGGGCCTGGCGAGGCTCGTCGAGACCGCGGACCTCGTCGCGACGAGCCCGTGGACCCGCGCCCGCGAGACGGCCGAGATCGCGGCGAAGGCGCTCGGGGCGCCGCTCGCGGAGACGAACTTCCTGCTCCCGCACCGCTCCCCGGCGAGCCTCGCGGGCTGGCTGTCGGGGCTCGACGGCGAGCGCGTCGTCCTCGTCGGCCACGAGCCGCATCTGTCGCGGGTGATCTCCTGGCTGCTGGCGGGGTCCTCCCGGACTTTCGTCGCGATGAAGAAGGCGCAGGCCGTCCTGCTGGAGACTCCGAAGGCCGCGGCGGGCTCCGCCGTCCTGGCGTGGTCGCTCCCACCGAAGGTCCTGCGCCGTCTATAAAGGTGCCAGGCCTCCCATTATCCCATTACTCGAGTAATGGGATAATGGGAGGCCTGGCACCAACTCGCCTGCGCCGGCTGAGCTAGAAGAAGAGCTTGACGACCTGGTAGGTGAAGCCGGCGCAGATCGCGGCGAACGGGATCGTGAGGAACCACGCCCAGACGATCCGGCCCGCCACGCCCCAGCGCACGGCCGACAGGCGCTGGGTCGAGCCGACGCCGACGATCGCGCCCGTGATGGTGTGGGTGGTCGAGACGGGCACGCCCATGAAGGAGCAGATCATGATCGAGAGCCCCGCGCCGGTCTCGGCGCAGAAGCCGCCGACGGGCTTGAGCTTGGTGACCTTGTTGCCCATCGTGTGGACGATCTTCCAGCCGCCCATCATGGTGCCGAGTGCGATGACCGCGTGGCAGCTGATGACGACCCAGAACGGCACGTAGAACTTCTCGCCCAGGAGTCCGTTCGAGAACAGCAGCACCGCGATGATGCCCATCGTCTTCTGGGCGTCGTTGCCGCCGTGCGAGAGGCTGTACAGGGCGGCGGAGAGCAGTTGGCCGACCCGGAAGGTACGGTCCACCTGGCTCGGCGCCTTGCGCCGGTAGATCCAGAACACGGCGACCATCAGCAGGAAGCCGAAGAGCATGCCGATCATCGGCGAGAGGAAGATGAAGGCCACGGTCGTCTTGAGCTTGTCGTACTGCAGGACCGATGTCCCCGCCTTCGAGATGCCGGCGCCGACCATGCCGCCGATCAGCGAGTGCGACGAGGAGACGGGTATGCCGAGCTTGATCGTGATCCAGGACCAGATGCTCGCGCCGATCAGCGCCCCGGCGACGACCGCGGTGTCGACGACGGCCGGGTCGACGAGGCCCTTGCCGATGGTGTTGGCGACGTGCACGCCGAACACCGCGAAGGCGACGAAGTTGAAGAACGCCGCCCAGACGACGGCGTGCCTGGGCGACAGGACGCGCGTCGAGACGACGGTCGCGATCGAGTTGGCCGAGTCGTGCATCCCGTTCAGGAAGTCGAACAGGTACGCGAGCCCGATGACGAAGAGGACGGACGCGGACAGATGCGGCGGCATCGCCTAGGCCTGCTTGACGAGGATCGTCTCGAGCGTGTGGGCGACGTCCTCGCACTTGTCGATGGCGTGCTCGACGGTCTCGTAGATCTCCTTCCACTTCATGACCTCGAGCGGGTCGGGCTTGCCCTGGAACAGCTTGCCGATCGCGACGCCGAGCGCGTGGTCGCCCGCGTTCTCGAGGCGGTTGATCTCGATGCAGTAGTCCATCACGTGGCGGGATTTCTCGGGGTTCTGCAGCTCCTTGATCGCCTTGCGCACCTGCTCGGTCGCCTGCCACAGGATGTCGGTGAGCTGGACGAGGTCGTCGGTGCTCTTGTCGATCTGGTAGAGGAACATGCGCTGGCCCGCCGACTCGATGAGGTCGGTGATCGTGTCGAGCTCGCTGGCGAGCTCGCGGATGTCCTCGCGGTCGAAGGGCGTCACGAAGGTCCGGTTGAGCTTCTCGTAGATGTCGTGGGTGGTGATGTCCGCCTCGTGCTCGATCTCGCGGAGCTTGTCGAAGGACCCGGTCTCGCGGCTCCACTTCTGGGCCATCTCGCGGAACAGCTTCGCGGCCGCGACGCTGTGGGCCGCCTGCGCCTCGAACAGTTCGAAGAACTTCTCTTCCTTGGGGATGAAGCTGAAGGCCATGGGCGGGATCCTCTCTGCGTAAAATCGGGCGGACGAACGCGTGACGAACGCGTGACGGCTCGGAGATGATAGCGGATAGCGCGGCCCCCCCGCAATGCGAGGGCCGCTTCAGATGCGTTGACTCCCGCGGCGCGAAATGGAAACATGTCGTCGTGGCGCAGGAAAAGCTGCTCGTCGTCGAGGATGACCGGAACCTGGTCAAGCTCCTCAAGTACAACCTCGAGAAGGAGGGCTGGCGCGTGATCTCCGCCGCCGACGGCGAGGCCGGCCTGGCGGCCCTGCGCAAGGAGCGTCCCGACCTGGTCGTGCTCGACGGGATGATGCCGAAGCTCGACGGCTTCGAGTTCCTGAAGATCATCCGCCGCGAGACGCGCGTCCCCGTCATCATGCTCACCGCCCGCAAGGAGGAGATGGACCGGGTGCTCGGCCTCGAGCTCGGCGCCGACGATTACGTGACCAAGCCCTTCGGCGTGCGCGAGTTGATCGCGCGGGTGAAGGCACTCCTGCGCCGCGCCGCGCCCGTGTCGGAGTCCGCCCCCGGCGGCGTGCTGCGCGCCGGCGGCATCACGCTCGACCCCGAGCGCTACGAGGTCGCGGTCCGCGGGAAGGCGGTCGCCCTGACCACGAAGGAGTTCGAGTTCCTCAAGCTGCTGCTCTCCGCCGGCGGGCGGGCGCTCACCCGGGACCAGCTGCTCGAGAAGGTCTGGGGCTACGACCGCTCGATGGAGATCGACACGCGCACGATCGACCAGCACGTCGCGCGCCTGCGCGAGAAGCTGGGGCCCGAGGGCGTGCTCGTGGCCACCGTCAAGAACGTCGGCTACCGGATCAAGGCGGACGCATGAGCCGCCCGGCGGGCCGCTTCGCCCCGCGATTGGCGCTGGCCGTCGGCGCGCTGCTGGCCGCCGCGATCGGGGCGCTGGGGCTCGTCTTCGCGGAGGACCTCGGGCGGGAGCTCACCGGCGACCTGACCCGTTCCCTGCTGATCCAGGCGCGGCTGGGCGCGCGGGAATCGACGCCCGACGCGAAGGCCCTCGGGGCCGCCTGCGAATGCCGGGCCACCGTGATCGATCGCGACGGCGCGGTGCTCGGCGACTCCAGCCTCGACGAGGAGGGCCTCTCGCACGCGGAGAACCATCGCGCCCGCCCCGAGGTCGCCGCGGCGCTCTTAGGCCGCGAAGCGAGCGCCGTGCGCCGCTCGGCCACGATCGGCGTCCATCATCTGTACGCCGCCGCGCCCGTTCCGGCCCCCGGCGGCGGGGTCCGGGGCGCGGTCCGGTTGTCTCTTCCCCTCACCGAAGTCGCGCGCCGGGTCGCCTTGGCCC of Elusimicrobiota bacterium contains these proteins:
- a CDS encoding enoyl-CoA hydratase/isomerase family protein, yielding MSLVSLRTERSVSTLRLERPEALNAMSEDMAREFSAAVKRAARERSKVLVLEAAGHAFSAGGDLAFIEKNRTRPKASLAGIMKRFYGDFLSIREVPQVTIAKIHGTAVGAGLCLALACDLRVVAEDAKLGFNFVRLGLNPGMAAWPLARAAVGDARARDLLFTGRLFSGRDLHAWGGACALASVPGEIDAVCAELAGRVASGSGESLRILKAETRIGGDLTPYLAHEAKGQAVTFKGPDIAEGVAAIRQRRALKFG
- a CDS encoding glycosyltransferase family 9 protein — protein: MSLKELGKQLEKRGKEALRATLLQLVPKPRAHEGPADPSKVRRLLAVRHDARLGNLLLLTPALRLMKAAFPAARVEVLLSDRYGDALKHNPCVDEILTAKAVPGLRLRGYDLAFDFSPQHAFSLSSAVWTAMSGAKRRVGFDRGDAAKFLDDLVPVPARRAHETANLASLVRHAAPGVSLPPDESLRTEYHFGPGEKEEGAKAWASWGLDEDSVALFLGARAEKRLDPSWFFDLGERLVRSGRKAVLTGGPAERKLLEGRTIPAGVSVAPELPLRAFAATIVNARAVLTADTGPMHLAVALGVPTVQLFSHTEPWRFGYALPGHALLETPGRHPTTNEAWAALTGLLAKAG
- a CDS encoding ABC transporter permease, with product MPPLIELRGVTKTYLVGGGRLDVLKGIDLTVDEGDFVAIMGPSGSGKSTLTQILGLLDRPTSGSYTLMGLDVSALSDDEGAALRSRTIGFVFQMFNLLARTSAQDNVALPMLYTGDPGREKRSAEVLAEVGLSDRMDHAPNQLSGGQQQRVAIARALVNRPKIIFADEPTGNLASEQAEGILHKLSELNNSGITVLMVTHEPDIAAYAQRVIKIKDGVVVSDERNASPRGGAGKGRGKAAAAGTLASVPPVRELTLEELFEHVRSALRAIRANKLRSALSMLGILIGVTAVIAMLAIGKGAQKSVETQLSSLGSNLVMLFPMSPRSGGGGARGAMGSFSRLSMEDVAAIRRAHPGVVRAAGEVSGNVQVVYGDKNANTNLTGAEPEYADMRNSQAYYGRFFTPEENEQMARVVLLGPTVVTALFGDDDPVGRTINVNSVKFRVIGVLPRKGSGGFQDQDDKIVVPLKTAMKKVLGRQYLGTIAIETTGPEQTGAVIEAVRALMRKSHRLPDYKEDDFTLRNMAEIQAALTGTSKIFSLLLGIVAAISLVVGGIGIMNIMLVSVSERTREIGLRKAIGATRRAVLIQFLIEAVAMSTCGGLLGIALGMAIAFGMSYFAGWAAVVTPQSVLLAFVFSSGTGIVFGFWPARKASLLSPIEALRYE
- a CDS encoding ATP-dependent DNA helicase RecQ, whose protein sequence is MTPEQVLKDVFGYPSFRPGQREIIDAVLAGRDCVGVMPTGAGKSLTYQIPARLLKGVTLVVSPLISLMKDQVDAAVSVGLRATFLNSSLTPDERRERIDGLQRGDYELVYAAPEGLEAGAGAALSGAKLAMIAVDEAHCISQWGHDFRPAYRNLKGLKERYGVPILALTATATLPVTNDIVEQLAMAEPLRVRGSFFRPNLHLSAYLKTGEKAAPRPGTVNDTKNSILRLVQGRKGQSGIVYCLSRKSVESMAEFLSGRGIKALAYHAGMESSQREHVQDAFKSDDADVIVATVAFGMGIDKPDVRFVIHRDMPRSVESYIQEVGRAGRDGAPSDCVMFYSWADVMSYERLVSDLEPSQAEWHRSRAREMFRTIDRRACRHQTMAKHLGEDMPPCGASCDACGGLDPVGSAPAVAAPRKMSFGVRAPSETASTSAGNSMFSKLKALRKKLADARHVPAYMVFNDATLMAMSSQMPKNEEEMRQVSGVGPKKWVEYGEIFLAALREG
- a CDS encoding glycosyltransferase family 9 protein, whose product is MERITALYIGRVGDVIVATSFLRALRRRWPKARIRLIVGWRSTQVLPLIPFIDESLVLGKPGSVGGNLRFVWKLLAEPCDLIVDLNSSYSKTSALITRAARAPRRLAFDKGAGRSGAFNEVLPAPAEREHMWDRYGRLAAALDAPYDQDPELRLPIADLDEADRLLAAMPPAGGGSFRVVIHPGNFDRFSFRWPEEKFAVLGNRLLDDARVKLFFMGGPGEREKVAAIVAKLKRPVPILPAARLGVSGAMLKRMNLFVCNITGTTHLAAALGVPTFGFYAGYTQAVWRPRGARHGGTVCSEWESCRETTVDEAHAALADHIKRLSPL